The following coding sequences are from one Lolium rigidum isolate FL_2022 chromosome 6, APGP_CSIRO_Lrig_0.1, whole genome shotgun sequence window:
- the LOC124661792 gene encoding ras-related protein Rab7-like, producing the protein MASRRRTLLKVIILGDSGVGKTSLMNQYVNKKFSNQYKATIGADFLTKEVQYEDRLFTLQIWDTAGQERFQSLGVAFYRGADCCVLVYDVNSMKSFENLNNWREEFLIQASPSDPDNFPFVLLGNKVDIDGGNSRVVSEKKAKAWCASKGNIPYFETSAKEGTNVEDAFQVIVKDALKNEPEEELYIPDTVDVVGGNRTQRSSGCC; encoded by the exons ATGGCCTCGCGACGCCGCACGCTCCTCAAGGTCATCATCCTCGGCGACAGCGG GGTCGGGAAGACGTCCTTGATGAACCA ATATGTGAACAAGAAGTTCAGTAACCAGTACAAGGCGACCATCGGCGCGGATTTCCTCACCAAGGAGGTGCAGTACGAGGACAGGCTCTTCACTCTGCAG ATATGGGATACTGCTGGGCAGGAAAGGTTTCAGAGTCTTGGTGTTGCATTCTACCGTGGAGCGGATTGTTGCGTTCTAGTCTATGATGTTAATTCTATGAAATCATTTGAGAATCTGAACAACTGGCGCGAAGAGTTTCTGATCCAG GCTAGTCCGTCTGATCCTGATAACTTTCCTTTTGTTCTGCTGGGAAACAAAGTTGATATTGATGGTGGCAACAGCCGAGTG GTCTCTGAGAAAAAGGCAAAGGCTTGGTGCGCCTCAAAAGGTAACATCCCTTACTTTGAGACATCCGCCAAAGAAGGAACAAATGTAGAAGACGCTTTTCAGGTCATTGTAAAGGATGCACTGAAGAATGAACCAGAAGAAGAATT GTACATTCCTGACACTGTCGATGTGGTGGGTGGCAACCGCACCCAAAGATCATCAGGCTGCTGTTAG